The segment GGTCCAGGCCCTGGCGGTGATCCTGGTGGCGGCCCTGCTGGCCGGTGCCGCCCCCTTCCTGGACGAACCCGCCGCCGACTGGGTCGCCGTCACCAGCGTGGCCAACCGGCTGCTGCCCTTCACCGTGGCCGACCGGACCGGCGGCTGGGGTGCCGTCCCCGGTGCGGCGGGCCGGCTGACCGCCGCTTCCCGCCAGTTCCTGGGCGGGCCCTTCTTCCCCGACCCGACGCCGCTGCTGGAGGTTCGCCTGGCGGGGGAGGACATCCCGGCCACGGTCTACTTGCGCGGCCCGGTGCGGGTAGCCTACGACGGCCGCTCCTGGGGCCCGCCGGTGGACGTGGCCTGGGCCAGCCGGCAGGGCCTGTCCGGCTGGCTGGCGGGGGGCGGCCCCGGCGGCGACGCCTCGTACCATGTCAACGGTTACGGCGACCCCGGGGCCCCGCTGCCGGTGCTGCGGGATGCCCGGACCCTGGAGCAGGAGATCGTGCCGCAGGTGCCGGTTCACCCGTACCTCTACGGCGCCTTCGAGGTCCGGGAGGTCGACGGCCGGCCGCCCCTGGTCGAACGTCCGCAGCCGGGGATCCACTACGACCCCGGCCGGGAGAACCCGGTGATGCGCACCGCCGACAGCGCCCTGATGGTCCTCCACCCCGTGGAGCAGCCCTACACCGTCCGGTCGCTGGTGCCGCGGGTCGACCCGGCCGCGGCCCGCCAGGCGGCCGCGCGGGCGGAGGCCCTCAATCCCCGCTGGCGGGACGACCCCGCTCTGGGGGTGTACCTGCAGCTGCCGGAGGATCTTCCCCAGCGGGTGCGGGATCTGGCCGCCCGGCTGACGGCCGGCCAGGACAACGCCTACGACCAGGCCCGGGCCATCGAGCGCTACCTGCGCGGCTTCCGCTACGACCCCAACATGCCCTTCATGCCCCGGGACCGGGATTTCGTCGACTTCTTCCTCTTCGACCTGCAGCGGGGGTACTGCGTCGCCTTCGCCTCGGCTGCGGTGGTGCTGCTGCGCAGCGCCGGGCTTCCTGCCCGGTGGGTGGAGGGCTTTGTGATCCCCACGGGAGGGCGGCCGGGAACCTACCCCGTCACCTACGCCCAGGCCCACGCCTGGCCGGAGGTGCTGATCCCCGGTTACGGCTGGATCCCCCTGGAGCCCACGCCGGCCTACCCTGAAGGCCCGCTGCTGCCCGCTTCGACCGGGGAAGACGCCGGGACCGGCGGGGACGGGGAAGCCACCGGCCCTGACCTGCCGCTGCCCACCCGGCGACCCCAACCCGTGGAGGACCCGGCGGAGCCTGCCCCGGCACCGGGTGACCGGAGGGACGGTGCCGGAACCGGTGCCCGCCAGGGAGCATCCTGGGGATGGGCGGCAGGGCTCGCCCTGGGGGGGCTTCTGGCCGGCGGTGCGGCCACCGCCGTGCTCTGGCGCCGGCGCCGCCGGGGGCTTCCGCCCGACCCGGCCCGGGCGGCGCGGACCGTGTTCGTCCGGGTGGAGCGGTGGCTGGATCGCCTGGGCTACGGGCGGCCTCCGGCCATGACGGCACGGGAGTACGCCG is part of the Thermaerobacter subterraneus DSM 13965 genome and harbors:
- a CDS encoding DUF4129 domain-containing transglutaminase family protein gives rise to the protein MRRRPAGPGPARVPVLSPWYALLVATGVASTLALVRGLMPFLGWPPGQPEPVSLVLALAALLWAPLTFPWLLLGLAGGAAAWVGWLALRHPERLATFLDGEVSGLGAGMAARWAPVLQDLWLGAYEQLPSDLLRSGTALVAGVHLGLVFLAARRPGLALVPPVAGGLLLLLAWFYGDLPRPEGPLLAYLCLAFTFVALARGASAGPGRRAVPGHLVLPVAVQALAVILVAALLAGAAPFLDEPAADWVAVTSVANRLLPFTVADRTGGWGAVPGAAGRLTAASRQFLGGPFFPDPTPLLEVRLAGEDIPATVYLRGPVRVAYDGRSWGPPVDVAWASRQGLSGWLAGGGPGGDASYHVNGYGDPGAPLPVLRDARTLEQEIVPQVPVHPYLYGAFEVREVDGRPPLVERPQPGIHYDPGRENPVMRTADSALMVLHPVEQPYTVRSLVPRVDPAAARQAAARAEALNPRWRDDPALGVYLQLPEDLPQRVRDLAARLTAGQDNAYDQARAIERYLRGFRYDPNMPFMPRDRDFVDFFLFDLQRGYCVAFASAAVVLLRSAGLPARWVEGFVIPTGGRPGTYPVTYAQAHAWPEVLIPGYGWIPLEPTPAYPEGPLLPASTGEDAGTGGDGEATGPDLPLPTRRPQPVEDPAEPAPAPGDRRDGAGTGARQGASWGWAAGLALGGLLAGGAATAVLWRRRRRGLPPDPARAARTVFVRVERWLDRLGYGRPPAMTAREYAGWLQGRLPQLAPTWERLATLYESARYAPDPAALPGEAVRDVARTLRRDLERHFGWRFRWVLLVPDTAALAQAAARRLGRWGTALATAVKPRLPRRARLLTAGSHAGSGRPAGPGPRHRVGPRRAAVSERLTGADRKS